The following is a genomic window from Nicotiana tabacum cultivar K326 chromosome 3, ASM71507v2, whole genome shotgun sequence.
GCAAAAAAGGTGCTTTTTACGTTTGTTCTGTTTCACATGCAAATCAACAATATAGTAAGACTTTTGGCCCACCATCTTGAATCACAAAGACCAGAAAATTAAGAAAGTGATGCAAAAGTTAGCTGCAACTCAGTGACTATCACACCCAGATGCCTCCTTTTCTCTCACAATTTataaacaagaagaaaagaacatTCGTGCTCATGTTTCATGTGAAGACATAGCTGTATGTTGCAGGTATGACGACCTCCATAACTTCCACATGCACTTTTCATGGTTTCACAATTCCCTTTTCTGCTCTTTACATCTCATTATCATACCAAACATTGTTGATACAAATTAATTCCGTTGATATGAAAACACCGTTCACATAGTAATCATAAATCAAAAAGTAATCATAAATCAAAATTTTTAGCTCAAACATTGTCCTACTCAAAACTGTTTTACTTTGCCTCGTTAGCTGAAGGGAGTAGATTGCACGTCAAATAATGTTCACAAAATCTCTGAAAAACAAATTTCAACAATTTAACCACACTCAGCAATTTCACAAGACATGCCACAGAAACAATGTGTTTCAAGAATTAATGACTTAACGTTTTGTCCCTCTGCCTTATTATACCTAATAAAACCCAACAAGTAGATTGTGCTCAAACTTATAACAAGAAGACTGAGGACATTAAGAGTAGAAGCATCAGAATAAAAGGAGCAATTACAATTCCTTCACAATCTTGTAATGAATCTGTAATTGTTGTTCAGATGAGAATACAAAGAGCACGTACAGACTCCAAATGTTCACTGCTTATCACATCCCTAATCCATCCAAATAGACCTATCGTTTCTGTTTATTCCCCGTGGAAGTaatgaaaatgataaaatttgtCTACTTACAAATAAACCAGATAGGAGTTAGTCTAATTGATCCTTACAAACATCCCCTGAGTTTGAAATCAGATTATAGATGTTGGCAACCACCTATGCTCAAACAACAACAAAGAGAGTCAAGGATGGGGATTGGCATATAATTCCTTAAATTCATGCTCTGACATTATGAAGAATTTGACTGCCTCGTAACGGTGATGGCTCTTATCACATTTCAATGGATACGACATGCTCTATATCATCTAAAATAAGAGTGTGTTCACCAAGCGCCAATATTCTGTTGCCTTGGTCATTTGCAAAGCTAAGAAGCTCGCAAGGATCTACCAAGAGACTTGTTTCAACAGATTTATTTGCTGGGACATGTACACGATCAAATCCAACAAGTTGTTTCTGTGGAGCACCTTGAAAATTCTGCAGTACTCTCGAAAATAACATCAGAACATGGCTTCCATCCCTGCCCCCATCATTTGTGACAGAGATATGAACGAAGAATTTTGATGAATGACAACTTTCCACTTCGTCAACATGTATGTAACCAAACCTACTGCGTCTTTTGGCAAGTATACTCCTCTTTCGATTAGATTTAGCAAGTGATAAACTCAATCTGCTCGGTGCAGATAAGAGCTGTGAAGAAAAGCTTGTATAGCTCAATCCATGCCCAAATCCATATAGCACGTTTCCAGTGTAAAACCGATAGGTTCTTCCAGGATAACCATTCGCTGGATCAGCTCGCATATTCATGTCAGTCATTGGCACTTTGGTGAATGACTCCAGGTACCAAGTCATGGGCAATTTTCCACCTGCATGAATTTATAGAAAGCTCAATCCACAGCTTGTTTCATTTCGTGACAGAGAAAAACAGCAACAAATTTGAAGGAATAGGTATGCTCTTTTGCACTCTCATCCCACAAGAGCTGTCTCCATTGCTAACTTTGCTAAACTAAGTTATGCTTCATTAAGGACCAGAAAATTCATAAGCATTGGAAGCTAATTGCTATAGggactagaaaaattcatacgcATTTGAAGCTAATTGGTATCTGATTCCAGTATGACCTTTATACTAACCTGGATTTCGATATCCAAAAATTATCTCAGAAAGTGCTTTGCCACCAGTCTCTCCAGGGTAAGCAACCCATAAGATACTAGCAATTCTAGGGTCTTTCTCAGCAAAGGATACATCAACAGGTCCACCACCAGTAAGAACCAAAATAATTGGCTTCTTACTTGCAGCTGCAAGAGTGGTAACTAAGTTTGTCTGTTGACCTGGTAAGAGAAGACTATACCGGTCATGATCCTCAGTTTCCTCGGATAAATCCAACCCAGCCACAACAATTACATAATCAGCTTCTTTAACAATAGAAATAGCATCCTGGAAACCAGCAGTGGAATTGCATCCTACGTCAAGGCAACCAGCTGCATAAAGTGTTCTATTTATATGTCGGTGAAACCCCTCGCGGATGCTCTTTAATTTGCATGGCACTCCTGTAAGATAACATAGGACAGtacattacattaaataaaccaCCAGTTCGAAGTGCTTTCTCTGGAGACAATCAAGAATCACATTTTTTTCTTGTTAGCTTTTATCAGTAGTTCATGATTACTGATCTGTGATACAAACAAAATATTAAGACAAAAGGGAATTGGCCCAAGTAACAATGAGAACAAGAAAACTCACTTGGTCATGTAGAATATTTCCTGACTAGAATGCACATTAATATTTCACTCTATgttaaaatattttcctaatgTAACCAAAAATGTTTTTCAAGATTTATATCAAGCATCAACCTCAAAACTATATGCATCCAATTAGAGCATCTACCATGTGGGCAATGACAAACACACACATTGCAGAATGAGGACTATGCCTTTTCCCCATTTTGATTTCTCTTGGAATTCgcataaagaaataaaaatatatttctatGTTTTGGATGTTATATTGGATTATTTTAGTGATGGAGGAAAGAGCAAAGCGTCCTATACTCTAGGATTTTGAATCTTCTAACCTGAGTAAGTACCACCCGGACTGCTCACATTTGCCATAGGACCTACTATAGCTAATGTCGAAACACTTGTCTTGTCCAAAGGCAAGAACTTCTGATCATTTTTAAGAAGCACAATGCCCTGCCTTGCTGCATCGAGGGCCAAATTCAAGTGATTAGAAGTGCAGACATCTTGAACCCCAAAGTTTGCAAACTGTCCATCTGCAGGATTTCCATCAAAAAGACCAAGCCGGAATTGAACAGAAAACAAGTATTGTAGGGCTCTATCTAGGTCTTCTTCAAGCACACTCCCCTGCTGAAATGCAGATTTCATATGTCGCAACATATATGTTCCACAATTAATATTTGTTCCTGCCAAAAAGGTTGAATTAGCGTTGGCAAAAAAGCATAGAGCTCCCTAGAATGATAAATTTGATGTGACTGCCAAAAAAACCTGCTTTAAGAGCAACAGCAACTGCATCTTCAGGCGTTTTGGTGTATTTTTGGTTTTCATATATAGTAGCCACAGCATCACAATCAGAGGTGATATATCTGAAATTAAATCATTCAATGATTAGATATAAGTTTGAAGTAAATCTCATGTTAAAACACCTTCatgtagaaaaaaaaagaatgaaatatTACCCGTCGAATCCCCAGTCAGTTCGTACTTTGTCTAAGAGCTCCTTATCTGCACATGCTGGTACGCCATTCACACTATTGTAGGAACACATCAAGCAACTTGCCTTACCTTGCTGGATACAACTACGAAAAGGTGCCTGAAATGTATCCTCCATATCCTGCTTCGTCACCTAATACGCAAAATGATAAAGAACCTGACATTAGAAATTATGATATTTCACCACTACTTGATCAATTATGATGTTTTGAGGCCAGCTTCATCTCAATTTTAGGTGGTTAGGTGATATGCATAGACATGTGTACCAATCTCCATTCACCAATAGAGAGAGGAGGTATGTGAATAAGATTTCAGACATAAAAATTAGTGTAGTGCCTTTACTTGCTAAAATAGTACTAAGTGGGACGACATTCGAGAAATTAACTTAAAACAACTGGTACGATCTTTCTGTCGTTCGAGCTAAACAAAAGCAAATTGAGATCAGACTATGGCCTAATGACTTAGTAATAATCCGCACAACGCAATAATTTGGATTCCATAGAACAAAATATCAGTAGGCAGAAGCAAAAACTATAGTATCAAACAACTCAAAATTCAGCAATCAAGTACAAAGGAAGAAGAAATTTACCACAGCATTGAAGTCATATCTGGTAGCATCACCCCATTTCTCCAAGTCATAAGCAGTGAAATGCTTACAACAAGCCGATAACATCAGCCTCTCACCATCATTATCATCTTCTTTAAGAACCCTCCTCTTTTTCCCATAgccatttctatttccttttttagCCTTCGGATTCAAGCCCTGAAAGCCAGTAACATATTCAATGGCATAAGCAGAAACCACCATAGGATCTTCCCCTGGCGTTTCTTGACCTCTGCCCCATCTGGGATCCCTCAAAATGTTAATATTAGGTGCCCAAAATGTAAGCCCAGCTTGACCCAAATTGTACATAGCCCTTGCCTCAACTGCAATAGCTGTTGCAATAGAATGCCACAATGTTCTATTGAAAGCAGCTGCAGTAAGAATAACTTGAGGGAAACTAGTGGCACCTTTGATTTGGCCATTGAAGTTGACCGCAGGTCCATTAGTTGCAATACCGTGAAGAGATTCTGACCACCATTCGTATGCTGGTAAGCCAAGTCTTGGTATTGAAGTGGTATTATCAGAGAGGTGTAAGATCTTCTCATCAATGGTGAGTAAGGAGATAAGGGACTGAACTCTAGTGGAGATTGGGAGATTTTTGTTGCAGAAGGTATATTTGTGATGAGGTGGCTGACATGGGAATTGGGGCTGTGGATTCGATTTAGTTAAATGAACACAGAATCCGAGGATGTTCAGGCGGATGATCAGTAACAAAAAATGATTATTTTTGGTCATGTTGTTAAATGCAGAGATGTATGAAAGAAAACTGTATAATTATCCCAGAATTGTTGACTTTACTTGTGCTGAGCTCTTTATATAGTATTTATAGTATTTTATAGGAATTTATAACAGTATAATAACACCGGCCGTTTTGGCCGTTTCAATGGAGGATGAACGGTAGGTAACGGGTGCTGTGTTAATTTTCGGTTGACTCAATTCTTTATGATTGGTTACTCGTTATTCTCCGATATTAAAAAGCAATAACTGCTAACTGTAATATTACAAATTGCGATGCCTCTCACTGGCCTTTAGTAAATTTCCTTTGGCAAGCCAATTGGAGGACAACGAGAGGCTAATCTGGATAATTAGACAATAAGGTCAAAATAGCAAGTGCTAGCAAGTTTTCGGACtgttaattaaaaaatagccagcatttgtaaaattattaaaaatagccactatttggctgcaacacggaaagttccaacataatatactagagattatagcacctgtgtatgaacttccaacatattatgttgaaactccagcatacggaaagttccagcataacttactggagattggagcacatgtgtatggacttccagaatattatgttggaactccaacatattatgaaattccagcatGTTATGCTGGAatttcacatgtaaaaaattcgaactccagcatattatgctgaaatatttccgaattttgaacagtatttttgttcaaatttattttttacataaaaagtagctaaatttcgattacttttgaactgtggttattttttaattaccacttgtaaatctggctattttttaatttccccCGAGTAATCAGCCACTTATTTGAAGTTCTATTGGGCCTAAACATCATGGCAAATAATCCCAACCTGGCATAACTTCTATTTCTTTTGTTCCATTTTTGCACTTTATGTAATGATAATGAGTtccaaaatttcataattttttcgTTTTGAAAAAAGTGAAGCAGATCGAAGTATTGAGgtcaaatatttaaaaaaaattatgccAATTTGGAcatcaaaattttaatatttCACTTGCAAGGTTAGAAACTAAATAGAAGTACTAAAAATCACAATCTGTCATATATAATTAAATGGTTAAAGAGAAAA
Proteins encoded in this region:
- the LOC107825233 gene encoding putative beta-D-xylosidase 6, with translation MTKNNHFLLLIIRLNILGFCVHLTKSNPQPQFPCQPPHHKYTFCNKNLPISTRVQSLISLLTIDEKILHLSDNTTSIPRLGLPAYEWWSESLHGIATNGPAVNFNGQIKGATSFPQVILTAAAFNRTLWHSIATAIAVEARAMYNLGQAGLTFWAPNINILRDPRWGRGQETPGEDPMVVSAYAIEYVTGFQGLNPKAKKGNRNGYGKKRRVLKEDDNDGERLMLSACCKHFTAYDLEKWGDATRYDFNAVVTKQDMEDTFQAPFRSCIQQGKASCLMCSYNSVNGVPACADKELLDKVRTDWGFDGYITSDCDAVATIYENQKYTKTPEDAVAVALKAGTNINCGTYMLRHMKSAFQQGSVLEEDLDRALQYLFSVQFRLGLFDGNPADGQFANFGVQDVCTSNHLNLALDAARQGIVLLKNDQKFLPLDKTSVSTLAIVGPMANVSSPGGTYSGVPCKLKSIREGFHRHINRTLYAAGCLDVGCNSTAGFQDAISIVKEADYVIVVAGLDLSEETEDHDRYSLLLPGQQTNLVTTLAAASKKPIILVLTGGGPVDVSFAEKDPRIASILWVAYPGETGGKALSEIIFGYRNPGGKLPMTWYLESFTKVPMTDMNMRADPANGYPGRTYRFYTGNVLYGFGHGLSYTSFSSQLLSAPSRLSLSLAKSNRKRSILAKRRSRFGYIHVDEVESCHSSKFFVHISVTNDGGRDGSHVLMLFSRVLQNFQGAPQKQLVGFDRVHVPANKSVETSLLVDPCELLSFANDQGNRILALGEHTLILDDIEHVVSIEM